In the genome of Gordonia rubripertincta, one region contains:
- a CDS encoding FKBP-type peptidyl-prolyl cis-trans isomerase, whose translation MKNATLALGAALVLTVAGCSSDSDSDSGTTEATGTAAAGNTDTGSAPTSCPTASAKDGAEPQWTLKGATGEMEMVAATQNEAPKITVQSPFSVDQTVVETLVEGDGPVVAETASVTVCYVGVNGRNGEEFDSAYQSGTPVDFPLNGVIPGFSKAIAGQKVGSKVGVAMTSADGYAQGQPSAGIEPGDTLIFEIGILAAS comes from the coding sequence ATGAAGAATGCGACGCTCGCGCTCGGCGCGGCCCTCGTCCTCACGGTGGCCGGCTGTAGCTCCGACTCCGATTCCGATTCCGGCACAACCGAAGCCACCGGTACCGCCGCAGCAGGCAACACCGACACCGGTTCGGCACCCACCAGCTGCCCCACCGCGTCGGCCAAGGACGGCGCCGAGCCGCAGTGGACGCTGAAGGGCGCCACCGGCGAGATGGAGATGGTCGCCGCCACCCAGAACGAGGCGCCGAAGATCACCGTCCAGTCGCCGTTCAGCGTCGATCAGACCGTGGTCGAAACCCTCGTCGAGGGCGACGGACCCGTCGTCGCCGAGACCGCCTCGGTCACGGTCTGCTACGTCGGCGTCAACGGCCGCAACGGCGAGGAATTCGACAGCGCCTACCAGAGCGGCACCCCCGTCGACTTCCCGCTCAACGGCGTCATTCCGGGCTTCAGCAAGGCGATCGCCGGGCAGAAGGTCGGTTCCAAGGTCGGTGTCGCGATGACGTCGGCCGACGGTTACGCCCAGGGCCAGCCGAGCGCAGGCATCGAACCCGGCGACACCCTCATCTTCGAGATCGGGATTCTCGCGGCTTCGTAG
- a CDS encoding helix-turn-helix transcriptional regulator yields MARSDSDQRLRDLTLLRRVRDRIDREYAQPLDVEALARGVNMSAGHLSRKFRQTYGESPYSYLMTRRIERAMTLLRRGDLSVTEVCFEVGCSSLGTFSTRFTELVGVPPTVYREQSADATDGIPACLAKNITRPIRNREAQRG; encoded by the coding sequence GTGGCCCGCTCCGATTCCGACCAGCGACTGCGTGACCTGACCTTGCTCCGCCGGGTCCGCGACCGGATCGACCGCGAGTATGCCCAGCCGCTCGACGTCGAGGCACTGGCTCGGGGCGTGAACATGTCGGCTGGGCACCTGAGCCGCAAGTTCCGTCAGACCTACGGGGAGTCGCCGTACTCGTATCTCATGACACGTCGCATCGAACGAGCGATGACTCTGTTGCGTCGTGGCGATCTCAGCGTCACCGAGGTCTGTTTCGAGGTGGGCTGCTCATCGCTCGGCACCTTCAGCACACGGTTCACCGAACTGGTCGGGGTGCCGCCGACGGTCTACCGCGAGCAGTCCGCCGATGCCACCGACGGGATCCCCGCGTGTCTGGCCAAGAACATCACGAGACCGATCAGGAATCGAGAAGCGCAGCGGGGGTGA
- a CDS encoding glycosyltransferase 87 family protein: MTVVDIPRSVIDRYLRSAWARRLTLVVFLVSAAVAIFVLPNHPPAPYRIDFDVYRMGGRVFLDDGDLYGTLPTLGGGSYLPFTYPPLAAALFSVFTFVPLGLGQGLFTAVTIGCLLLVCRIVVALLTDRPSTDLWWLATAATSVGLWLEPVRDTLNFGQINIVLMALVIVDALLGRGRWWRGLLVGLAISIKLTPAVFLLLFLLRRDWRALIVGAVSAVAYAGVGFLLAADDSVTYWTSTLFDTERIGSPQFANNQSAKGEVARLGIESELVWFGVALVIGLLIAWSTWRLLSASAASPSGRDETIEVAAVLTVAFAWLYCSPVAWDHSWVWIVPLLMVLIALAVRPGASQIWGWLVGTGLVIFAFAPHQHLPQRYDAELSWAWWQHIAGSAYLIWGLAVIISFGVLAPRLASPVAVESAQNEAG; encoded by the coding sequence GTGACAGTTGTGGACATTCCCCGGTCGGTGATCGATCGCTATCTCCGTTCGGCATGGGCGCGCCGGTTGACGCTTGTCGTCTTCCTCGTGAGCGCGGCGGTCGCGATCTTCGTCCTCCCGAACCATCCGCCCGCGCCCTACCGCATCGACTTCGACGTCTACCGCATGGGCGGCCGCGTCTTCCTCGACGACGGCGACCTCTACGGCACGCTGCCGACGCTCGGCGGCGGCTCGTATCTGCCGTTCACCTACCCGCCGCTGGCCGCCGCGCTGTTCTCCGTGTTCACCTTCGTCCCGCTGGGGCTGGGGCAGGGACTGTTCACCGCGGTCACCATCGGTTGTCTGCTACTGGTCTGCCGGATCGTCGTCGCACTCCTGACCGATCGCCCATCGACGGACCTGTGGTGGCTCGCGACCGCCGCGACCAGCGTTGGCCTGTGGCTCGAACCGGTCCGCGACACCCTGAACTTCGGTCAGATCAACATCGTCCTGATGGCGCTCGTCATCGTCGACGCCCTGCTGGGTCGCGGACGGTGGTGGCGTGGGCTGCTGGTCGGTCTGGCGATCTCGATCAAACTCACCCCGGCGGTCTTCCTGCTGCTGTTCCTCCTTCGACGAGACTGGCGTGCGCTCATCGTCGGCGCCGTGTCGGCCGTCGCCTACGCCGGCGTCGGGTTCCTGCTGGCGGCCGACGACTCGGTCACCTACTGGACGTCCACCCTGTTCGACACCGAGCGCATCGGGAGTCCGCAGTTCGCCAACAACCAGTCGGCCAAGGGGGAGGTGGCCCGACTCGGCATCGAGTCGGAACTCGTCTGGTTCGGCGTGGCCCTCGTCATCGGGCTGCTCATCGCATGGTCGACATGGCGTCTGCTGTCCGCCTCGGCGGCCAGTCCGTCAGGTCGCGACGAGACGATCGAGGTCGCCGCCGTGCTGACCGTCGCCTTCGCGTGGCTGTACTGTTCGCCGGTCGCGTGGGACCACAGCTGGGTCTGGATCGTGCCGCTGCTGATGGTGCTGATCGCGTTGGCCGTACGCCCCGGCGCGTCGCAGATCTGGGGGTGGCTGGTCGGCACCGGACTGGTCATCTTCGCGTTTGCCCCGCATCAACACCTGCCGCAGCGCTACGACGCCGAGCTGTCGTGGGCCTGGTGGCAGCACATCGCCGGGTCGGCGTACCTGATCTGGGGTCTGGCCGTCATCATCTCGTTCGGCGTGCTCGCGCCGCGGCTCGCGTCGCCGGTGGCCGTCGAATCCGCCCAGAACGAGGCGGGCTGA
- a CDS encoding ATP-binding cassette domain-containing protein: MSPAARTKSTPRSAPVEEYDPHPADTHDRIRVHGARENNLKNVDVELPKRRLTVFTGVSGSGKSSLVFSTIAAESQRLINETYSSFVQGFMPSMARPDVDVLEGLTTAIIVDQERMGANVRSTVGTATDANAMLRILFSRLGKPHIGSPQAFSFNVASISGAGAVTVEKGGQKVKERRSFSITGGMCPRCEGRGDVSDFDLTALYDASKSLNEGALTIPGYSMDGWYGRIYRGCGFFDPDKPIAKYTKKQLNDLLYKEPTKIKVEGINITFEGLIPKIQKSMLSKDREAMQPHIRAFVDRAITFQTCPDCEGTRLTAEARSSKIKGISIADACAMQISDLAQWVAELDEPSAAPLIKSLREHLDAFVDIGLGYLSLDRPAGTLSGGEAQRTKLIRHLGSSLTDVTYVFDEPSIGLHPHDIQRMNDLLRALRDKGNTVLVVEHKPEVIAIADRVVDLGPRAGTDGGEIVFEGTVEELRSADTLTGRHLDDRASVKPEVRTPSGAFEVRGANMHNLRNVDVDIPLGVLVVLTGVAGSGKSSLINSSVANAEGVVSIDQTAIKGSRRSNPATYTGLLEPIRKAFAKANGVKPALFSANSEGACPNCNGAGVVYSDLAMMAGVAAPCEVCEGRRFQAEVLEYTLGGRNISEVLEMSVAQAEAFFADGDAKLPAAHKILHRMVDVGLGYIKVGQPLTTLSGGERQRLKLATHMGEKGDVYILDEPTTGLHLADVEQLLGLLDRLVDSGKSVIVIEHHQAVMAHADWIIDLGPGAGHDGGRIVFEGTPADIVADRSTLTGQHLAEYVGA; encoded by the coding sequence ATGAGCCCAGCCGCGCGCACGAAGTCGACGCCCCGATCCGCCCCGGTCGAAGAGTACGACCCCCATCCCGCCGACACCCACGACCGCATCCGGGTGCACGGGGCCCGCGAGAACAACCTCAAGAACGTCGACGTCGAGCTGCCCAAACGTCGGCTGACCGTGTTCACCGGCGTGTCGGGTTCGGGAAAGAGTTCACTGGTCTTCAGCACGATCGCCGCCGAATCCCAGCGGCTGATCAACGAAACGTACAGTTCGTTCGTCCAGGGCTTCATGCCGTCGATGGCCCGCCCCGACGTCGACGTCCTCGAAGGACTCACGACGGCGATCATCGTCGATCAGGAACGCATGGGCGCCAACGTGCGGTCGACGGTCGGCACCGCCACCGATGCGAACGCGATGCTCCGAATCCTGTTCAGCCGTCTGGGTAAGCCGCACATCGGTTCCCCGCAGGCGTTCTCCTTCAATGTGGCGTCGATCAGCGGTGCGGGTGCGGTCACCGTCGAGAAGGGCGGCCAGAAGGTCAAGGAGCGCCGCAGCTTCTCGATCACCGGCGGCATGTGTCCGCGGTGTGAGGGCCGTGGCGACGTCTCCGACTTCGACCTCACCGCGCTCTACGACGCGTCGAAGTCGCTCAACGAGGGCGCACTGACGATCCCCGGTTACTCGATGGACGGTTGGTACGGGCGGATCTACCGCGGTTGCGGCTTCTTCGACCCGGACAAGCCGATCGCCAAGTACACCAAGAAGCAACTCAACGATCTGCTCTACAAGGAGCCGACCAAGATCAAGGTCGAGGGCATCAACATCACCTTCGAGGGCCTGATCCCGAAGATCCAGAAGTCGATGCTGAGCAAGGACCGTGAGGCGATGCAGCCGCACATCCGCGCCTTCGTCGACCGCGCCATCACGTTCCAGACCTGTCCGGACTGCGAGGGCACACGTCTGACCGCGGAGGCCCGTTCGTCGAAGATCAAGGGCATCTCCATCGCCGACGCCTGCGCGATGCAGATCAGCGATCTGGCGCAATGGGTCGCCGAACTCGACGAGCCGTCGGCCGCGCCGCTGATCAAATCGCTGCGCGAACATCTCGACGCCTTCGTCGACATCGGTCTCGGCTACTTGTCCCTCGACCGGCCGGCCGGCACGCTGTCGGGCGGTGAAGCCCAGCGCACCAAGCTGATCCGGCACCTCGGATCGTCGCTCACCGACGTCACCTACGTATTCGACGAGCCGTCGATCGGCTTGCACCCGCACGACATCCAGCGGATGAACGACCTGCTCCGTGCCCTGCGGGACAAGGGCAACACGGTGCTGGTCGTCGAACACAAGCCCGAGGTCATCGCCATCGCCGACCGTGTCGTCGACCTCGGTCCGCGAGCCGGCACCGACGGCGGCGAGATCGTGTTCGAGGGCACGGTCGAGGAACTCCGCTCGGCCGACACCCTCACCGGTCGTCACCTCGACGACCGTGCCTCGGTCAAACCCGAGGTCCGCACTCCCAGTGGCGCTTTCGAGGTCCGCGGCGCGAACATGCACAACCTGCGGAACGTCGACGTCGACATCCCGCTGGGCGTCCTCGTCGTGCTCACCGGTGTCGCCGGTTCGGGCAAGTCCTCGTTGATCAACTCGTCGGTCGCCAACGCCGAGGGCGTGGTCTCGATCGATCAGACCGCGATCAAGGGTTCCCGACGCTCAAACCCGGCCACCTACACCGGACTACTCGAACCGATCCGCAAGGCCTTCGCCAAGGCCAACGGGGTCAAACCCGCTCTGTTCAGCGCCAACTCGGAGGGCGCCTGCCCGAACTGCAACGGTGCCGGCGTCGTGTACTCCGACCTCGCGATGATGGCCGGGGTTGCGGCCCCCTGCGAGGTGTGTGAGGGCAGGCGTTTTCAGGCGGAGGTGCTCGAATACACCCTCGGTGGGCGCAACATCAGCGAAGTCCTCGAGATGTCCGTAGCGCAGGCCGAGGCCTTCTTCGCCGACGGTGACGCGAAACTGCCTGCAGCGCACAAGATTCTTCATCGCATGGTCGATGTCGGTCTGGGCTACATCAAGGTCGGCCAGCCGTTGACGACCCTGTCGGGTGGCGAGCGACAGCGTCTGAAGCTGGCGACGCACATGGGGGAGAAGGGCGACGTCTACATCCTCGACGAACCCACGACCGGCCTGCACCTCGCCGACGTCGAACAGCTCCTCGGGCTGCTCGACCGGCTCGTCGACTCGGGCAAATCGGTGATCGTCATCGAGCATCACCAGGCGGTGATGGCGCACGCGGACTGGATCATCGACCTCGGACCCGGCGCCGGCCACGACGGCGGTCGGATCGTCTTCGAGGGAACCCCGGCCGACATCGTTGCTGACCGGTCGACGTTGACGGGCCAACACCTGGCTGAGTACGTCGGGGCCTGA
- a CDS encoding HNH endonuclease, whose protein sequence is MAAIMIDTETTALTTSLDAVLDRLAEITPPTDDSTGRLTYEQLECWRLIRNLADHQIATHAAQLDDLGVAAKTGSTTKKLLVEMGFPPAAATRATRIAEALGTLSKVEACAADGRLSGEIVDAIVRGVAVIEKRCPTALSDDNRIIHQTELLTQALSGATPTDIQRCAQTIGNTLADDQDCNPACDDRTLNTLSHHLTDDSRVDIRANINQAVGEKFIAMIDERSIPRPEPDGAADRRSADQRRADALETLLDQAAVGAAMDTIGTPRTQTLLTIPADGDDPAHLPWTGPVTNATAKQLSCDGTLTEIIIDGETVPLQMGHERRLFPPHLRKAIILRDQTCIKCGAPPSHTQVHHILHWSDDGNTDLDNGCLLCQRCHTQVHHHGWDIVMGFDRHPWLVPPVEIDPQRRPRPAHNRRTMRLDDAA, encoded by the coding sequence ATGGCTGCCATCATGATCGACACTGAGACCACTGCGCTCACCACTTCACTCGACGCGGTCCTCGACCGACTCGCCGAGATCACCCCACCCACTGACGATTCCACCGGCCGTCTGACGTACGAACAGTTGGAATGTTGGCGATTGATCCGCAACCTGGCTGATCACCAGATCGCGACGCATGCAGCACAACTCGACGATCTCGGCGTCGCGGCCAAAACGGGTTCGACCACCAAGAAGCTGCTGGTCGAGATGGGGTTCCCGCCCGCAGCAGCCACCCGCGCCACACGGATCGCCGAGGCTCTCGGCACACTGAGCAAGGTCGAGGCCTGCGCCGCTGACGGTCGACTCTCCGGCGAAATTGTCGACGCCATCGTCCGCGGCGTCGCTGTGATCGAGAAACGCTGCCCCACAGCACTATCCGACGACAACCGCATCATCCATCAAACCGAACTGCTCACCCAGGCCCTCTCCGGTGCCACACCCACAGACATACAGAGGTGCGCACAGACGATCGGCAATACCCTCGCCGACGACCAGGACTGTAACCCTGCCTGCGACGACCGCACTCTCAACACCCTGTCTCACCACCTCACCGACGACTCCCGCGTCGACATCCGCGCGAACATCAACCAGGCAGTCGGGGAGAAATTCATCGCGATGATCGACGAGCGCTCCATACCTCGTCCCGAACCCGACGGCGCCGCCGACCGACGCTCCGCCGATCAACGACGCGCCGACGCCCTCGAAACACTTTTGGATCAAGCCGCCGTCGGAGCCGCCATGGACACCATCGGCACACCGCGAACCCAAACATTGCTGACCATTCCCGCCGACGGCGACGACCCCGCCCACCTGCCCTGGACGGGGCCGGTCACCAACGCCACCGCCAAACAACTCTCATGCGATGGCACCCTGACCGAGATCATCATCGACGGCGAGACCGTGCCCCTTCAAATGGGACACGAAAGGCGCCTGTTCCCACCACATCTGCGCAAAGCGATCATCCTCCGCGACCAGACCTGCATCAAATGCGGTGCACCGCCCTCACACACCCAGGTCCACCACATCCTGCACTGGTCCGACGACGGGAACACCGACCTCGACAACGGCTGCCTGCTCTGCCAACGCTGCCACACCCAGGTCCACCACCACGGCTGGGACATCGTGATGGGGTTCGACCGGCATCCGTGGCTGGTCCCACCCGTCGAGATCGATCCGCAGCGTCGACCCCGCCCTGCCCACAACCGCCGCACCATGCGTCTCGACGACGCCGCATGA
- a CDS encoding LLM class F420-dependent oxidoreductase, which translates to MKLGLQLGYWAAQPPAGHADLVTAAEQAGFDSIFTAEAWGSDAYTPLAWLGSSTSRVRLGTSVLQLSARTPTACAMAALTLDHLSGGRHIVGLGVSGPQVVEGWYGQKFAKPLGRTREYIDIMRQVWAREAPVTSAGPHYPLPYNGEGASGLGKPLKPITHPLRADIPVMLGAEGPKNVALAAEIADGWLPLFYTPRMADTYNAWLDEGFAKPGARHSREDFEIIATAQIVITDDRAATYDAIKPFLALYMGGMGSEDTNFHAEVYRRMGYSDVVDEVTKLFRSNRKEEAAQIIPDAVVEDSAIVGDVDYVREQIKVWEASGVTTMLVSPRTIEEIDQLAGLIS; encoded by the coding sequence CCGAGGCGTGGGGGTCCGACGCCTACACGCCGCTTGCCTGGCTCGGGTCGTCGACGAGCCGCGTACGGCTGGGCACCTCGGTGCTGCAGCTCTCGGCCCGTACGCCGACCGCCTGTGCGATGGCGGCGCTGACGCTCGACCACCTGTCCGGTGGCCGGCACATCGTCGGACTCGGAGTGTCCGGGCCGCAGGTCGTCGAGGGGTGGTACGGGCAGAAGTTCGCCAAACCGCTCGGCCGCACGCGCGAGTACATCGACATCATGCGTCAGGTGTGGGCGCGGGAGGCGCCGGTCACCAGCGCCGGACCGCACTATCCCCTGCCGTACAACGGCGAGGGCGCGTCGGGACTGGGTAAGCCGCTCAAGCCGATCACGCATCCGCTGCGTGCCGACATCCCGGTCATGCTCGGCGCCGAGGGACCCAAGAACGTCGCGCTCGCAGCCGAGATCGCCGACGGTTGGCTGCCGCTGTTCTACACACCGCGCATGGCCGACACCTACAACGCCTGGCTCGACGAAGGGTTCGCGAAACCGGGCGCGCGACACAGCCGCGAGGACTTCGAGATCATCGCGACCGCACAGATCGTCATCACCGACGATCGCGCCGCGACCTACGACGCCATCAAACCGTTCCTCGCCCTGTACATGGGCGGAATGGGCAGCGAGGACACCAACTTCCACGCCGAGGTGTACCGCCGCATGGGGTACTCCGACGTCGTCGACGAGGTGACCAAGCTGTTCCGTTCGAATCGCAAAGAGGAAGCGGCGCAGATCATTCCCGACGCCGTCGTCGAGGACTCGGCGATCGTCGGCGACGTCGATTACGTCCGCGAGCAGATCAAGGTGTGGGAAGCGTCCGGCGTCACCACGATGCTGGTCTCCCCGCGCACCATCGAGGAGATCGATCAGCTCGCCGGCCTCATCAGCTGA
- a CDS encoding VOC family protein yields the protein MNITIQYTFLPHTDGEAALGFYRDLLGFEVRKDVGYEGMRWLTVGPPNQPGTSIVLHPPAADPGITDAERQTILELIAKGSYGALTLATEDLDGLFEKLQASGVDIIQEPMDQPYGVRDAAVRDPAGNLIRIDQVA from the coding sequence ATGAACATCACCATCCAGTACACCTTTCTTCCGCACACCGATGGCGAGGCCGCGCTCGGCTTCTACCGCGACCTTCTCGGCTTCGAGGTCCGCAAGGACGTCGGCTACGAGGGCATGCGCTGGCTGACGGTCGGACCGCCGAATCAGCCCGGCACCTCGATCGTGCTGCATCCGCCGGCCGCGGACCCGGGCATCACCGACGCCGAACGTCAGACGATCCTCGAACTGATCGCCAAGGGCAGTTACGGCGCGCTCACCCTCGCGACCGAGGACCTCGACGGACTGTTCGAGAAGCTGCAGGCCAGTGGCGTCGACATCATCCAGGAGCCGATGGACCAGCCCTACGGTGTCCGCGACGCCGCGGTGCGCGACCCCGCCGGCAATCTGATCCGTATCGACCAGGTCGCGTGA
- a CDS encoding cytochrome P450, translating to MASRKKQMQTALGKLSSLYPSKERPLADPPAGSGLKPVMGDPGIPYLGNTLQALADPLQSAMDRFERYGQVSWSGALGMNMVTLVGPDAIEAVWMNRNKAFSSELGWEPMIGPFFRRGVMLMDFDEHMQHRRIMQQAFSRPRLNGYLDIMTPHIEKTLANWEVGKGFHMYSNTKDLTLSLATEVFMGAHVSEAEAHRLEKAFEAAVRGGQAMIRKDVGNWTWAQGLRGREVLQEYFRSEIPLRRGNDADDLFSVLCNSESDEGETFTDEDIVNHMIFVMMAAHDTSTIALSMLTYFLGRHPEWQQRLREESLALNKPTIDYDDIDKLPSMELAFKETLRLNAPVGMLFRMAIEDTEICGHHIPKGTLLAIHPWATMLRKEWWPNPTHFDPERFSAERREDKVHRFAWAPFGGGAHKCIGLYFGGMEVKSILHQMLQRFEWTVPAGYKPELTYGTGPTPADGLPIDIRHRAL from the coding sequence ATGGCCAGTCGGAAGAAGCAGATGCAGACCGCGCTCGGCAAGCTGAGCAGCCTGTACCCGAGCAAAGAGCGTCCGCTGGCCGATCCACCTGCGGGTTCCGGCCTCAAGCCGGTGATGGGCGATCCCGGTATCCCGTACCTGGGCAACACCCTGCAAGCCCTCGCAGACCCGCTGCAGTCGGCGATGGACCGCTTCGAGAGGTACGGCCAGGTGTCCTGGTCGGGTGCCCTCGGCATGAACATGGTGACCCTCGTCGGCCCCGACGCCATCGAGGCCGTCTGGATGAACCGCAACAAGGCGTTCTCCAGTGAGCTCGGCTGGGAGCCGATGATCGGCCCGTTCTTCCGCCGGGGCGTCATGCTCATGGACTTCGACGAGCACATGCAGCACCGCCGCATCATGCAGCAGGCCTTCAGCCGGCCCCGCCTGAACGGCTACCTGGACATCATGACCCCGCACATCGAGAAGACCCTCGCCAACTGGGAGGTGGGCAAGGGCTTCCACATGTACTCCAACACCAAGGACCTGACCCTCTCGCTCGCCACCGAGGTCTTCATGGGTGCGCATGTGAGCGAAGCGGAGGCGCACCGCCTCGAGAAGGCCTTCGAGGCCGCGGTCCGCGGCGGGCAGGCCATGATCCGCAAGGACGTCGGCAACTGGACCTGGGCGCAGGGACTCCGCGGCCGCGAGGTCCTGCAGGAGTATTTCCGTTCCGAGATCCCGCTGCGTCGCGGCAACGACGCCGACGACCTGTTCAGCGTCCTCTGCAACAGCGAGAGCGACGAGGGTGAGACCTTCACCGACGAGGACATCGTCAACCACATGATCTTCGTGATGATGGCCGCACACGACACGTCCACCATCGCGCTGTCGATGCTGACCTACTTCCTGGGTCGTCACCCCGAGTGGCAGCAACGCCTGCGCGAGGAGTCGCTGGCCCTCAACAAGCCGACCATCGACTACGACGACATCGACAAGCTCCCCAGCATGGAGCTCGCCTTCAAGGAGACGCTGCGCCTCAACGCCCCCGTCGGCATGCTGTTCCGCATGGCGATCGAGGACACCGAGATCTGCGGCCACCACATCCCGAAGGGCACCCTGCTGGCCATCCACCCGTGGGCGACCATGCTCCGCAAGGAATGGTGGCCGAACCCCACCCACTTCGACCCCGAGCGCTTCTCGGCGGAGCGTCGCGAGGACAAGGTTCATCGCTTCGCGTGGGCCCCCTTCGGTGGCGGCGCCCACAAGTGCATCGGCCTGTACTTCGGTGGCATGGAAGTGAAGTCGATCCTCCACCAGATGCTGCAGCGCTTCGAGTGGACCGTCCCGGCCGGTTACAAGCCCGAGCTCACCTACGGCACCGGCCCGACCCCGGCCGACGGTCTCCCGATCGACATCCGGCACCGCGCGCTGTAA
- a CDS encoding SRPBCC family protein: MLSPARFTIIDDVVAFPTPVAETFDYLTDPSNRPAWQSSLRRIDDLQVIGDRAGDVGTSWTDVTVVPGVAPRLEVTDCEPHRLWREVGGWRSVDAVLTLGFEERGDGGTDVHAEATLTVPAIGVPVLAVNRWPAATAIRADLARAARILGGGGAR, encoded by the coding sequence ATGCTGTCCCCCGCCCGGTTCACGATCATCGACGACGTCGTCGCGTTCCCGACGCCCGTCGCGGAGACGTTCGACTATCTCACCGACCCGAGCAATCGGCCTGCGTGGCAGTCGAGTCTGCGTCGAATCGACGACCTGCAGGTCATCGGCGACCGGGCGGGTGACGTCGGCACCAGCTGGACCGACGTCACCGTCGTGCCCGGGGTGGCACCGCGTTTGGAGGTGACCGACTGCGAACCGCACCGGCTGTGGCGCGAGGTCGGCGGGTGGCGGAGCGTCGACGCGGTGCTGACGCTGGGCTTCGAGGAACGGGGTGACGGTGGGACGGATGTCCACGCCGAGGCGACGCTGACGGTACCCGCCATCGGGGTGCCGGTGCTGGCGGTGAACCGGTGGCCGGCGGCGACAGCGATCCGTGCCGACCTGGCCCGCGCGGCCCGGATTCTGGGCGGTGGCGGCGCTCGGTGA
- a CDS encoding globin domain-containing protein gives MDKQLLEESLALVDLPDSGLTVRFYDILFERYPGVKPMFQRDTRVQAEMLRTAVVSVLDHLEDADWLTTNLHALGKRHASLGVTRPMYSAVAECMIAAMSEIGGESWRPAMTAAWEEALGAIATIMLDGYPDDATSETAEESGAA, from the coding sequence ATGGACAAACAACTCTTGGAAGAAAGCCTGGCCCTCGTCGATCTACCCGATTCCGGTCTCACCGTCCGGTTCTACGACATCCTCTTCGAGCGCTATCCCGGCGTGAAACCGATGTTCCAGCGGGACACCCGCGTTCAGGCCGAGATGCTGCGCACCGCCGTCGTCTCGGTGCTCGACCATCTCGAGGACGCGGACTGGCTCACCACCAACCTGCACGCCCTCGGCAAGCGGCATGCGAGCCTCGGCGTCACCAGGCCGATGTACAGCGCGGTCGCCGAGTGCATGATCGCCGCCATGAGCGAGATCGGCGGCGAGTCGTGGAGGCCGGCGATGACCGCGGCGTGGGAGGAAGCGTTGGGCGCGATCGCGACGATCATGCTCGACGGCTATCCCGACGACGCCACGTCGGAAACCGCTGAGGAATCCGGCGCGGCCTGA